The sequence below is a genomic window from Chaetodon auriga isolate fChaAug3 chromosome 8, fChaAug3.hap1, whole genome shotgun sequence.
GAACCATCCTCGCCTATTAATCTCGACTACATGACTGGACAGGAGCACACAGGCACTGTTTCctctcactttttttctctttcagctttCAAAGGGGGGGTCTCCATACTCGGCCAGACCGATTAGATCCTCATGACTCCTTCAAATTTACAAATTAAGGCATTTCAGAGAAGTCAGGGTTTGGTGAGTAGAACCACAATGGTTCATGTAATGCAGCACAGCCCTTCCCTGAACAATAACAAACCGATAATAAATGTGCTGTTACTAAATTCTAATCCAATCAAATACGCTGAgaatactgtactgtactgaaaATGAGGAAGCAGATTTATCTCTGATCTTGCGTAACAGAACAAACTTGagtgtctcttctgtctgtttatcttATCCCTGAGTGAACTCTTCTTTTttactgggaaaatctgttgaagtccaacatatttaaatctctgtGTTCATCATGTCAGGTGAAAATAATCCCTGAGTTAGATATGAAAATATTTAGGAGTTTATGGTGATTGCTGGACCAGTGAAAGATACACTAAGAAAGTTCTGGTGAGTTCAATTTTCTTTCTCAGtggtgagtttgtgttttacaATTATAAAAGTACAGTTTCtataaatggagtctggtgactTTGCAGAGAGTGACACAACAGCTCGGCATCTCTGTACCATCGTTTCCATGACGTTGGACAGGTTGGTGTTTGTGCTCGTGTCGTGTTCCTTCACATTTCTTGGCATGGCCTAGATACGTGTTTGAGTGGGAGTGGGCTCATTCAGATCagagcatgtgagtgtgtgaactgTCTGTTTGCCGGTTGTGTTAATGACATAGAAGgaagggcagaaagagagacagacacatgcacaagaGACAGGAAAAGCAAGAGAGTTGCTCACGGATCAAACGATTTTCAACTGTGAAACTAACTGGACTAACTCAGTTCACTGCCGATTGTAGTGAAAAAAACCTACAGCTTTGAACTCTCTTCATTGAGATCCTAGTGTTTCCCAAGacaacacattaaaatataGTCCCTTTAGCACAAAAAATACAAGATCAGGATTATTAGTCATACGTGtgcttgtgtctttgtgcaccCGTGTTTCCACATACCAAGGGCAGTTGTTCATACTTAAAACAAAGACACCTTGTCCAAATACCATAAATGCCGACACACAACTGTCATCGTTAAATATTTAAGCCCCACCCTGAAATGCTGTCATTACAGTGGATCAGGCTAAAATAGGGTTAGGCAAACGTGGTAAATAGTACCACCTAAAATTCAGTAGGGTaacattgttattgtgagcatgttggcatttagctcaaggcaCCACTGAGCATAagcacagtctcacagagccatgagcatggctgtggactctggTTCCACCTCAAAGGTATTCTAGTTTTACAGTATTATCTACTGAAAGCCAGTGTGAAATGTGTAAATTCATCATGGCAACTGCAGTCTGTTACAGCTGTGTACATATGCTCATCATAGTGAGGACAGAAATGAACACTTTGCCCACCTTGGTAACATAATACATTATGCTGGATCTATTCATCTTAATAGGAATGAGCACTATGCACGGGCccattcatttcaacatttcactgACCTCTCTGTGGGCATGTCACAGGCCAAAACACGCCAGAGAAGGTGACTGTGGGACATTCATGCATGTTCTGTTTCAGGAAAGGTCTTTGTCATTTCAGAAACGCTACGTTTCTCCATAAGATCTGAAGTAGGGATGACATATGAATGTGAATCTGTTCATGGAGAGCAAAGAAGCCAAATCATAAGACAGATGTATTAAAAGAGCTATGGAGGAAATAGGTCTGCCTGTGTCATACTGTAGTAAAAAAACGAGGCAGAATGTCAGTAAATAGAACAATAAATGAAGTCATACTGGGATTTTCCACCAGGCTCAACTCAAGCTAAAGCTGAACGTACATTAACACTTACATTGAGTTTTTAACCCTTTCGGGACCATCCTTGATCTTGCCATGCCCATTCAAAGATCATGCCGCAAAGGGTTTAAGATCAGATTGTTTGGTGAGAGTCGTATGCGAACATGTGTGACTACACCTGCACAGGATACAGTGGTCATAGGCCAGTGCTTTCTCTGGAGGACTGAGATTGATTTTCAGACAGGTAACCATCACACATTGTTTCTGAAAGAGCATGTAGTTTCAAGAGAAACAGTTTACAATGAGGTctacatttcttttatttttgtttttatttttgcaaaccGTCCCTTTAAGTACATCATTACaatgaatttcttttttttttatctcatcaactaaaaacagtttgtttgcaaatgacttcattttgtttttatttaagttttacacagtgtcccaaacTTTTTTGGGATCAGGTTTGTACTTTAGAAACCTTGTCACATGATCACTGATTATAGCACACAAAGCACTTAAACTCTTATGATGCAGTTGAGGATCATTTCCTCTTATCAAAGTCATAACTGAAGCCATAAAAGCCGTTGACATCAGATAAATCTTCCCAGTGATagtgctctctcctctgtccgTTGAGGATGAATGATCATAAATCTGTTTCGACATCACATAACTTAAGTGCTCCTGAAAACTCCAGATCTTGCCCCATAATGACCAAATTCAGACTTTTTATCCAGTATCAACAGTACTGCCTTAATTGTTGTCTGCATATCCAGAAAAGAGAGCTGCTGGCAGCTAACACATCTGCAAAAATGTAACCAACTTTTGTCTAACAACATGCAGGCTGAGCTCATTTTGGCTTTATCAGAGACCCTGCTCAATCAGACTTTCAGCGCCGTGGTGCTGAAAGTTGATGTTTACAATACGGTTGTCTGCTAGGTTGACTGCAAAGGTCCGCTGAAACGCCACTAAAGATGTGGATCGTCACAAAACCGTTAACACCAATTTAACAAGTGTCAGTCCTGTTGGTTGTAGCTGTAATAACCTGATAAATATCAGTTATATTTAGATattgttttcctgtcatttaaatgtgtggATATTTTCAATTATTGATGAGATGCCTGATTACTATTCAGTTGTCATGGTTACATTCAAATTCACATGATAAATAAGAggttaaaatatatttaatttacagttaaaatatGTGCctgtaaaaatgtatttcattgcTGGTTCGatactttaaaaatgttaaaagttgTGTTTTGTAGTAATGAGCTATAAAGTTTTCATTTCCGGTTCACCTGGGTGTGAGAGGAAGTAGGAGAAAAAAGTACGCAGAAAAGAGAcgagaagaagcaggaggacaATGGCGTAGAGCATGGAGACAGACTACCCCGTGtttatacttttttatttttgttcagttaGACTGTTAACGGTTCGCCAGCCGACACGCTCTTAAATTACAGAGTTACGGACTGTGAATTGCCGACCGAGcgtgtctgttttctgctgcagattGAGCTAGCTGAGTTAGCTTAGCTGCCGCGTTCCCCGCATTCATTTCCCCGCACGGACGTCGGAGGAGGCTGCCTGAGCTGAGGAGCTTCAGCGGATGTcgtggctgtgtgtgctgagggcCGAGGACTGACTTTTCCCCCTGGTTGGAGAGGCTGTGGGTGCTGCTGCtcattgctgctgttgctgctgcggACGAGAGACCAGAGGAGGATTTCCCTGCGGTAGGAGCCGTTTCCATTTCCCCACACGGAGGTACTGTTGTCTGCCTGAGCTCCAACTTTTAATGCACGCCAACGATCCAAAAGCAAGCTTGCTAAATCAAATTTAAACAAAGAGTGCACTCAGAAACTAAGACAAATTATTAAAGAAACCCcgggtattttattttattttttatttttcatattaaagAGTTGGCATTTGTATTTAAATATTGTCAATACATTCTCTAAACTGAgattcagtgtctgtgtgtttttgcctcctGTTTATGGTGTcttatgtatttctgtttacattACTATAAGGTTTCAAAACCAGAGGTATGCCcgttaccctaaccctaaccctaccaaCCTAACCTTTTATCTAAACCTAACCCTCTAAATATATATTCAAGACAGTGAGAGTCATAATTTACCCTAAACAGTTAATTTACAATGAGATGTCTCTTTCACCATATGAGTATAAATTTGAGTTTGAGGAGCTTTAATTCTTTATTTAGTGTGAAGTAAAGGGTTTCACATTTCACGAGCCGATGGTGAAAAGGGTTACATAGCCATGActtttaaaacaatagctaatgttacaccatttccaccattagccAACTCGGCTCCTTCCAACCACAGACAAttaacaagtcatttttttctggctttttttcgatccttctttttttcttttttttcttttttttttgcatttttcaccctaatgaacaacaacttttggcaGTCAATAAAAGCCCCTCTTGGTTTGtcattttgaatgtgtgttagagtgcagaaaatcactttcggccctccatctgcagttcacaccacaacaaaagagcaacatgacatcatctgcaaacaacctaatCAGACAgcaaatgtattattttcttccacttaatgttttatttgctaCTGATATGATACAGCTTtcttaaaaatataaatattttattgtaGTGCCAATAAGTGGCTACTGAGTTTGACCATTagttgtgtgaatgtgtgtgtatccaaTATCCTGGAAGGTACATGCAAGCATAATGGGGGATAATTGAGTTCAGTTTACCTTGCACTGCATCATGGCTTACTCAGTCCAGTCATACAGCTCTGGGCTTCATACAGTATCTGTTCATTACTGTGACAGCCTAGCAAGCAGAGGCCAAATTAGGTTGCAGGCTGAGTGACTGCAAAGTACAGTCACAGTATTCTATCTCATAATGCAGACTGGCACCAGTCAAATGACCTACTGTTGCAATAGAAGGTATATGACAGACAGTAGTTTGCTGccagcacacacatgtacacatattAAGTGGACTAGTAAATATTGTGTAGATGATTTTACAATTACACTGTACATTgagtacatgcatgtgtgtgtacacaagaTAGCATGTCACATACGTCTGCCTTTGTTTAAGGACAGTAAGCAACATTACAGGGCTCGAGACTGTGACCAAAATGGTCGCTTATGcaacctttttttcagagtttgcgagtaagaatttcatctggtcgcgttcgtgGGAAcgcatcagttttattgctccATGTTAGACACTGTGGTTGAAAGTCGTGCTTTTTTTCCACTGgtttagtcagccgcctccacctgcactctctcctgttgagacagcgccgtTGCGTGCACGTAAGCCGTCGCGTACacgcgcagcgcacagaacttcaagacaccaagactagcgtttcgctattctcaaaaatgaagcggtctattgctgattttttccaaaaactaaataaggagagagaggaggagactggtggtGAGGTAGAGCCAGCAAAAGGTGCCGAATCAGACGGTAGGCCTACTGTtgatgaggaggacagggagagaccGGCCAAGCAGcaggtggaaaaacaaaaaaaagtactgctttcaaccacaatggTTGACACAGTACGTGTGGTTGCGGTACGAAGGGGGAACTACGTTGTGTGTCTGGTGTCGACAGTGTGGCCCATCTCTTGCAGGCAACACTAAATTTGTTACGGGGTCGACACaatttaagctggaaactgtgaagttacacaacgacagcataaaacacaaaacctgtcgggaccaatgcatcacccgaaacactgagcccctcccgacaacgggctgaatgtgaacccaacctatgccaatgacaagacatgtgcccagttcataggaaaatcatgtgctggtgcgaccaactgagaaagttggtcgcaccagtgctaccagtggaaaagttagtgtagagccctgcATTAAATGACTTGGTAAGATATTTAAAAATCATGCCACACATGGTGCGGAAACAAgtcaaaacacacaggaaatttAACATATTACAGACTTTTCATAGCACctttaaagctaaaaaaaaagaaagaaaaaaaaaaactttttatgCGCAAGTAACACTCTCAGCCAATGTACTTAAATGTTACAGGGCCAAATAAATGTTGACTATGGCTGTtaatttgtttgaaaaatgtgtagGAGGTCACACAAGGGTCTTTCCCCTCTGAGGAATCCACAGCAACCGCATGGAAACATTCGACCAACTCTTCCTCCTGAAGAGGTGTGTACTGTCCTTATGCCGCACCACTCTAATGGCACTGTAAAAACGAACTCATTAACTTTTCCAGTTACGTCACACAACAAAAACGCATTAATACCTCCAATCAACCGTGAAATAAAGTGATACTATATAACTTTTTACAACTACCAATATAACTTCTGATGCACAACTTTATAACAGGCCTTATCAAATATTAAAGCTGGATTCAAGGTTAAATGAGTGCACGGCTCATAGTTTGCTTGAACCTGGAGAGGCGTTTCACAatacaaagcagcatttttttatATTACATAACTTAGATATAGAAATAAGAACTTTCAACCAGCTATATTAATACTACTTTTCAAAAAGACTGATTAAAATTAATTCTAGTTTTTAGAACAACGAGGAGACAAATGTCTGAGGAGGTCCAGGAGCTCGGGGGAATACAAGGCAATGCAAATAACTCAGGCCAGAGTATCTCTCAGCTCATACAACATTCAGCACTAAAAAATGTTTGGCTCCCCTCATACTCAGCGAGTGATATAAGATCACCGTACTGCCCTCTATTGTTGCTTCAGTCCGCTCCGGGACAGACTCGATACTGTGTTCAGAATGAAATGATGTGCAGAATAAAATGACTTGGATGGGTTGGGGCAAATGTTGCTTGATGGCTGTGCATCAGTCCATAAAGAACATAAATACTCAGACTCACTGCGACGGAGTAGACGAGGGCAGCAATTCCAACAGGCAGGAAGCAGCACAGCAAGGTGAAGATGGAGTAGCACAAGTAGTCATTGACAGGGTCAACCAGTGGGGCTCGAGTCACGTACACTGTGGGCTGGACAGCGACGACGGTGGCCGGCTGGTGCCCCGCGGGGTACAGCTGTTGTTCTGCACCTCCGTACTGTAGCGGGGCTCCATCAACCTGCAggccacacacatgcaatacatctgaaactcattttcagctcaaaggaAACAGGTATGACACAAAACCAAGTGGATGCCACAAGATGGAGAGGTAATGAAGCAGTGACATGCAGTCAGGGGAGGCAGGTGAGGCACTGCCTCGcctgttaaaatataattaaaaaaaaaaacaaaacttgctGTGGTTTAGAAATTCATTAAGAGGGGGAAATTCGGACTTAAGCTCATGACTGTActataaatttgttttctgtatgatttcaacatttctacGGTCAAAATCGCTACATTTAcgcatttcctgttcaaatgCGTGGGAGAAGGCCGAAGTGAGGCAGGGATGAGCTGTACCTCACTTCTGACggtgccacacacactgactgacgcaGGCGGTTGGCACATGCCCATTGCTGTTTCTCTTTATATCGGCCATAAATGCGCAATGAAAATgggtgaggcagaaagtaccGCGCCGCACTGACAGGTGGTAATGCTGAGCTCCATCAGCGCAATGCACGTCGCTGCGTGCTCTCCTACGCAGAGGGCGATAGTGagtgttcaattttaatttaaaagagagagagagagagagagagagagagagagagagagggatcagcaaaaaaataagaataaaataaataaaaaaatgtgaattttaaaaaatcgaATTTGATCTTGTGTTaaatattcttttattttcttgctaTCGTATTGTTGAACACGGTGGAATTgattaaaacataattaaaagcttttaaatcAACTGAATGTTTCAATgaaggtcaaaattgaaatataagctTCTATTTTTGGGTTCATATACGTCTAATTTGAATTATCTTGATGCCACAATCAAAAACTAAAGAACACTATGAGTCCACTCAGGGTAGGGCTTATCCACCAGGAGCAATAGCCTAGAAATAAATTTCATATGTTCTTCCAAGTCTTACATGATGAATATAATAACAAATTAACAttagacagaaaagaaaaatatttcttaaaaaggCCCCGTAATGACGGACTGTTATGGCAATAATTCCACAGATAAATGAGTGTGATGCggtttatatatatgtatatattatttttttctcgATGTTACACTGTTAAAAGCTTACCTGCTGTGTGTACCCCGGGCGCGGGCTGTCGTGGTAGGGCGGAGGGACCGCCTGGCTCATGGAGGTCTTCTCATCTGTCCACCCCGCTGAAGTAGAGTTGATGTCCATAACAGCTGGGTCTCTGGGCTTTCAGAATccaattaaagcaaaaaaaaaaacaaacaaaaaccttcaCGTCGCGTGGTTCCTTCTGAACTGACTAACGTCAAGCTGTCACTACCGTTTTATTTGTTCCTCCCCCGCAGCCATAAAGTCAATCGCTCAAGTGAGATTTGTAACttttctccatcactgtcagGTGACACAGAATAAGTAAGGAGCTTCCGGTTGGgattgtcaaaataaaagcatgacaCATATGGATATATTATTTATGCATTAATGCACTGATCATttcatgttgcagctggtaaaggtggagctaattttgaTATGCTGCTGAGTAGCTtgtgaatttaaaatgaaataactgtAGTATAGGGGAATAATAACAGAGCAGGGCTTTTACCTAAATACAACTGCACAATTACTACAGTTGTAttgctttaaaatatatattactAAATAGATAAAATAATTCAGAAACGTATTTATTTACTCTTGGCTACAAAGTCAATAGATTGTTTTATGGGATGTGACAAAAATTGTGTCTTAGCTTTTCCAGGGCTCTGGACAATGTCCAGTGTTGGGAAAAGTACTCTGATTAGTACTACAGTGTAGAAATATTGTGCTACAGGTAAAAGTTCTCCACTGAAACTGTACTTATGTAAAGGTAcagaagtattagcatcaaaatatacgGAAAGAACTTGTAGCAAAACTGCTTATTGAGCAGAATGggccatttcagaataatgccTTATATCTCTGGATATATTATTTATGCATTAATGCACTGATCATttcatgttgcagctggtaaaggtggagcttTGATATGCTGCTGAGTAGCTTGTGAATTTACCTCCGttgatcaataaagtcttataaTGTATTTATCTGCGTCTGCAAAGTAACAAGCAATTAAAGCTATCAAATACATGTACTGAGTGAAAAGTACATTTGCCACTGAAATGTAGTGCAGTAGACGTATAAAGTCACTGAGCACGGAAATACTCAATTACAAGTGAGTAAAAGTAGGCTTCCTTATTTGCTTTCCACCAATGCAAATATCCATTCCACTCTATGTTTGCACTGTTCCAAGAAACACCGGAGAACATTTCaataaaatgaatataaatacaaactcttcttcatcctcaacCTGCCATACATTGAACTTAACCAAAAACACTTTATAATTATCAACCAAACATAAAATACACAGAACATAAAGAAGCAATGAAATAATAAGCCATCCTGAGAGAAACGATCCTGTCCATTTGCTGGATGCTGCAGAGCTCCTGTCCACTGCAGATATTAATACACagaatttaaaatgtaaaagaaaaaaaaaattgcaatatgaaaaataaaacttccCAAGTCGCCATTCACGTAAGCTATTATTTTTCCTTGCtgttttagacttttatttttaatgcgAATTCGTCTAATTTCTGGTCCTCTTCTGGCTACCAATGGCTGGCTTGACGCTCCCGCCTCCCTCATTACAGTCAGCCAAGGGGTGAAGACGGAGGGGCCAAGCGAGGCGAGGTCGGGTCCCTCACAACATTGAGACTGACGTTAagtgaacaaaaagaaaagaaaaaaaaactgaaaataaaaaccttctttAATGTTATTATAATGAGGCCAACATCACCCTGAATGCAAGTGTAGCCAAGATCCTCTCATCACACTTTATGGAGGTCACTGCTGTTattcctctctctgtgaatCTATTTATATCTCTGTGGAGAAGCAGAAACATGTTTGGAGGGTTAAGTGAATGGTTGGTGTGAAAATAGAATAGAAAGTACGGCAGACACATATGATGgtgtccactagatggcgtcAGACTCTTTCTGAGGCGCAGTTAGGCAGCTGCAGAAACCGACCGTGAAGGTAATAATAATTCCTCCTgggcttttcctgctatgacagcTCGACTGCATGTAGTTTATACACCATATTAAATATCTTGTTTTATCTTCttatcatttttttcattgcGCTCAGGCTCTCAAAAACTTGAACTTTAAATAAATAGCCTATTAAACTGCAAGCTGCATACGCATCCGTGGTATCCTCACACAGGAGTTTCCACTCACGGAGCCTGGCTCGACTTGGAAGCTGTCAAAAGATGAAAGTTTTAAGGCTCCACACACTCTTCACTGGAGACAGTACTTTAATGTTTCTAATTCTCCCCGTCTTTATGTTTGCAGCTCTCCAGTCTAACACAGACTGGTCATATCACATCATTTTCAGCCTCGATCTTCAACCCGAGCAGAGGTTTGTTCAGCTCATGACTGGAAACACCTGTGTTCACATCTGCATCATTCAGTTTAAATGAAGTTCAATAAATTAGTGATGGACGTTTCTAATTTTTGCAAGTTAATTTAAAGATGCCTCGAATCAGTTCAGTTGATAGAACATGACTTGAACAATCTTTTCATCCGCGTGATGCACTAAGTGAAAGCTTACTTATATACTTTAAAGACAAAAGcactcaaactgagtattttaaAGATTCAAAGTTTCTATTtgtcacatttcaaacatgaagattagacaaaaagaaatctaaataatgaaattctgaaaacaAGAAACTTTAAATCCCATATGtgtcaaaatgtttgcatgcgcgcacacacacacacacacacacacacacacacaattaaaacCCATAGGTCAGTTCGTTTCAGTAATTCTTTTATAGAAACATGACAGAGTCTTCCTGCATCTCTGAACAGTGCAATCCACTACTTTCAACCCGAACACTAAACATGGGAATTAACAGATTATCATGAATTATAAACACCACTCTAAACACTGCTGACTATGTGGATTTCATATACTTGGCATGAAAGTATGGACAGTGGGTTAGGTTGGTGACAATAAGCAACTAATATCTACATCAATGTTTACCTCACACgtacagcacagacatcagaagCAGAAGCACAGCCTACAGTATGCAGACACCTTTTGGAAGTTTTTGGTAATAGTTTTGTGTTACTGTCGTATGAAGTCACTTTCAGCTCAATCAACCAAAACTGTCAGCAATGAATGACAAAGCATTCGACTCAGTTACAGGAGGGATTCTCAAAAGGATGGATGTGTCAGTTTCTTCAcgttaaagctttttttttttgtttttacatctaAATACCTAAAAAAAATAGTTGAAGTGACTGAAATGACAGTGACAGAAGTTGTGTTTAAAACTGTGTGTAGGTCcgagtgtgtgtgatggtgcagGCTGCAGATCAGTAGCTCAGTTATCAGGCAGAAAGCATCACACCTCACGCACAGACtactctctgctgctctctaaCAATGAAACAAAAGCCTCTGGTTGGATGTTTTGAATCCCGCCGCCGCTCCTCCTCCGTGTTATCTGTTGGTCACAGGGTCGGGAAGTCAGCGTGTGTTCCGGTCGACATCTAGCAGTCGCAGGAAcgagctgcagacaaacaggaaggagaGCTTACAAATTCAGACGGTTCATCTGGACATAACTGAAGTGGCTCCTTACGCGTTGATTCACATCTCTGCATTCGGCTTTGACAACCAGTAAAATCTTAACGGCTGAAATTCATCATGAGAAGTGACTGTGATCATTCTCAGCATGAGGAGAACGAGACCAAgactgaacacacatacactcattcTCAGGTAGTAAGCaggagaaagagtgtgtgtgtgtgtgtgtgtgtgtgtgtgtgtgtgtgtatgtgtctccaTGCAAGTGGAAATTACCTGGgcacacagtacagtatgtcCCAAAGGGCTCCTGCTGAGTTGCTTGCtaacatactgcacacacacacacacacacacacacacacacacacacacacacacacacacacacacacacacacatgcgcgtgCAGTGTTTTTCTATATGGGCCACCTGTGTATTCTGTGTGAATACACAGACTAGCCTGGTTTTCCAGTCACATCTGACATCATGAGCTCTGagtttgcttgtgttttaacCACTTTAACCTCAGTCTTCCCTTCAGTTGTCTGAAAG
It includes:
- the LOC143325081 gene encoding trafficking regulator of GLUT4 1; amino-acid sequence: MDINSTSAGWTDEKTSMSQAVPPPYHDSPRPGYTQQVDGAPLQYGGAEQQLYPAGHQPATVVAVQPTVYVTRAPLVDPVNDYLCYSIFTLLCCFLPVGIAALVYSVATREANNIGDRAAAERSSKTARILNHVALGVGIGIIAIAVIYVIVVYTTIRY